The Saprospiraceae bacterium region AGTATCTGGTATCCGATTGCGGTTACTTTTTTGTCAAAACCAATGTGATCAAACAAACGCCCTCCACAGTTTTTGCTGGCGTCGATTCCGGATTAAATCACCTGATCAGACCCATGTTTTACGATTCCTATCACCACATCTTTAATGTAAGCCACCCAAATGGAAAACCAAGAGTTTACAACATTGTTGGTTACATCTGCGAAACTGACACCTTCGCCAGCAATCGGGTCGTGGCAGAAATTCATCCTGGTGATATTTTGTGTTTCAAAAATGCAGGGGCTTATTGTTTTACGATGTCATCCAATTACAACTCGCGCTTCCGCCCGGCAGAAGTAATGATCCACGAAGGAAAGGATTATCTGATCCGCGAACGGGAAGTACTGGATGATTTGCTGCGACATCAGGTGGAAGTGGTTTAAAAGATGAAACCGAAAGCACGTATAAAATACTAACAATTGTTAGTTAAATTAACTGTTAGGCTTTTAGGATCATCCAGCGTAAGAACTAAAAGTTCTTACAAATAAGAAACAATTTTTAAAAATTTCGTTCTGAATTCTTTACCCCACTCTCTGAAATTGGTGCTATTGAGATTTCACCCCTACAGGGCTGGATTTTGATCTCTATTCTCCATTCTCTATTAATATGTCACCCCTACGGGGCTGGATTTAGATTAATCTAATATGCCTAAATGCTTTATGCATTCTCTATTTATATGTCACCCCTACGGGGCTGGAATTTGGTTATATTAATGATCCTGTAATCTTTATATAATCGCAATTTTCTTCCCGACATAAAGGTGATGTATTTCTATTTCAGCAATTTCATGTCGGGACACCATTCTCTATTCATATGTCACCCCTACGGGGCTGGAATTTGGTTAAATTAATGATCCTGTTATCTTTATTTAATCGCAATTTTATACCCTCACTCCGCGCTTTCTGCTTATCGCTTTGCGCTTTAAGCTTCTTATCCATTCCCTATTGACATGTCACCCCTACGGGGCTGGAATTTTAATATTTGCATTCTCTATTAATATGCCACCCCTACGGGGCTGGATTTAGATTCTCTTTACTCTAGAAACTTTGCTCTTTTATCTTTGCTCTTTAATCTTTTCCCTTTAAGCTTTTGGCTTTGCACTATCAACTAATCTATCATCCATCATCTAAAAAAGATATCCCGGTATGCAAGCTCCATACCGGGAGTACCTCGTCACAATTTTCAGCATCAACTCAGGCGTTCCCGGTTGAAAAAATTAAGGTTTTGCGTTGACGTTTGTAAATACTTAATATTTTGACGGTACGATCATCAATTTTTCAAATGCGATGATACCTCTGTTGTTTTCAAATTTTACAAAATAAATTCCTGCTTCGAGCATACCATTCAGGTCAAGCGATAGTGGCTGCCCTTCCCATGGAAGCCTGAAACACATGTTGCCGCAAGCATCGAGGATACTTACTATACCTTGTTGTTTCAGGCCCTTGAATTCAATTTGAAACAAACCGTTGTTGGGATTTGGGTAAATGTTCATCATGTGTTTCTCAGGACCGGCAGGTGGTTGGGTGCTTACCACAATAAAATCTTTTGATAATGTGTGCAAAGTAGTATTCGTAATAATTGCCGCATTCATATCGAATACGATTTCTGCAGTATTATTTATGCGTGCTTTTAAAGGTGCAGAAGACAGAGGCTGCAGAGCATAGGTGATGTAACCCTGCGATCCGGTTTCATTCGCTGAACGATGTGGTAACTGAATACCATCAAATCTTACCGTAAGTACATTCCCAACCAAACTATATCGGTATGGATGTGAAGAACCGGTCATTTTAAAAGTTTCCAGATCCAACCAGCTATCCAGTGTATCGAAGATCGCAACCTGAAAAGCCGTATCATTCCCTGTATTCTGAAAGCGAATCCGGTATTCGATCTGCCGATTGGGTTCAATAAAATTTTCCTGACCATATCCTCTGGGCCAGGCGGTTTTATCGTTAGGATCAAATGAACCCCGCGATTCCTGACAATCTATTGCTATATGAAGGTCTTCTTCATCTTCAGGAAATTGCAACACATAACCCCTGCTGAAATCTCCCTGTTGGTTTTTTCCACAGCCTTCAATCGCAACTGTCGGATTGGATTGTCCAGGATGAAATGCAACCTGATCAACCATGAGGCGATAAGTTTTCCCGTTAGCAGGATATTCAAGATCGAGAAAAGCCCCTTTATTGAGCAAGACATTTTTCTTGAGTCCGGGCATGATATCATCCTCCACAATCCAATATTGAGAAGGTTCTGTCATGTTTTGTTCGCCGGAATTCAGGATCCTGAATTTAACTTTACCTTCAGAACAAATGCCATTGACTTCAACATGAGCACCCGACCAGTTGGGCGATGAAAGACAATTTACCTTTGGTAATATTTCTGCCTTCAGACAGTGCGTTTGCCCAACCAATGTTCGATTGCAATCCAACTCAACCGTGATTAGAAAAACGCCTTCCTCAAAAACATCGAGATTTCCTATGGCAAATTCTACAACAGGCCATTGAATTAACGAAGGTTGTATACTGGCTCCTTTATAAATCATAAACGAATCCAGGGTGATCCGG contains the following coding sequences:
- a CDS encoding T9SS type A sorting domain-containing protein, whose protein sequence is MAKPMFGFIRNRLLAVLILALSGFCRPLSGQDQVVIFPVDKGWVGDTNFIELRATGFKNILAFQLSFRDENRLGQLAGIDQVRLPNFNSGNYSFHQGFNALTVSWDFAAQGMTLPDGETLFRIKWLSDPLQSHCYEIANAPVIIEFLNTNANSIPVNGYKSCQSVQFIPTYLSVYRDANSNCSYDNQEQLLSDYTIIDSFNGRTRILKNPQLLSFSSAEFGFHYFSISSKSSLWNACNRSQRLYIDSTTKLISLQFGLQPVSVCPLLEVEVSSPIVRRCVNYNYQIHYKNTGTIAEPNSLIRITLDSFMIYKGASIQPSLIQWPVVEFAIGNLDVFEEGVFLITVELDCNRTLVGQTHCLKAEILPKVNCLSSPNWSGAHVEVNGICSEGKVKFRILNSGEQNMTEPSQYWIVEDDIMPGLKKNVLLNKGAFLDLEYPANGKTYRLMVDQVAFHPGQSNPTVAIEGCGKNQQGDFSRGYVLQFPEDEEDLHIAIDCQESRGSFDPNDKTAWPRGYGQENFIEPNRQIEYRIRFQNTGNDTAFQVAIFDTLDSWLDLETFKMTGSSHPYRYSLVGNVLTVRFDGIQLPHRSANETGSQGYITYALQPLSSAPLKARINNTAEIVFDMNAAIITNTTLHTLSKDFIVVSTQPPAGPEKHMMNIYPNPNNGLFQIEFKGLKQQGIVSILDACGNMCFRLPWEGQPLSLDLNGMLEAGIYFVKFENNRGIIAFEKLMIVPSKY